CCTCTCCTCTACCCCAAATCACCTTTTTTCCTCCTGCCTGCTATTCTTGACTAATGTTAGTGCTTCATCATCTCATTTTTCTCCTAATCCCTTTTTCCAAATATCTCTTAGCCTGAGGTCTTCATAACTTCCATCATCCCACTTCATTATTACCTAGttacttttcatttctcttagcatCCGAATTCCAGACTCCTCATTCTTCTAATTTCCCCAGGCCAAATTCCTGCATCCCTCTTCACCCCTCTTCATTTCTGTACTTCCAAAGAGGAAATCCTTGGAAATAAGGGGGTTAGAGACACCAGTATCACCTCCCTGCTCTTCCTGCCTCCTCAAATTGTTTTCTCTTCTACTTCTCTTTTCATAAAATAGCTCTAATCCTCctgttagcaatttttaaaaacagtaaaaaatggTCTTTCTCACTATATAGGTATCAAAAGTGTTCAGAAACAAGTATACAGCCTTTAAGTGGAAATAGAGCTATCtggtactatttttaaaaaattctaaccaTCAAGAAACAAAAGTTCAGGATTTTCTTCTCTTAtggaacttttatttaaaaggaaagtatAGAAAAGTTGGTCTCACTTTCCAGTGGACAAATTCACCGTATCGTCCTGATCTGTACCATATGAATGTTAAGAATATAGATGAAGTTATCTTCTTCCTTGCTGAAGGACACCAGTCAATTATATGGATTTCCCAGGACTGGTATATGTCTGATAGTCACTGGCATGGCTGTATCTGTTGTTAAATGCAGAGACACTTCTGTATTGGGTAGTCCATAGCTGCTAATTGAAGCCCCAGGTAATCCCTAACTGACCTGGTTCATTCCGCTGTACCCCCTTGATCCGGCAACTAAAGGGTTAACAGCTGGAGGCTTCTGGGATCCAGCTTGAGCTGGTGGTTAAGTACACTGAACATCAGCCCTGGACCTCCCCAGTGCCACTTATTGTTACTAAAATTCTAGATTAAGGCAAACGCTTTTTGGTTGTCAAGAACATAGCGCTGTCTCCAAGGAACAGCTTAGTCGGTCCCACCAGAAGCATCTGTTGGGAGCAGGTTGGGCACCAAGCCATGCAGGACTTGGGATTTGGGACAATGTAGATTTGTGTGAGTGCACATTAAGTCTCattgcaaaatagaaaaaaaaagttaggaaaaAGGAGCAAGAAGTTATTCTTTTAAAGTAGAGACTATGCCTTACTCATCCTAGCACCTAGCACCTAGCATCTGGCCTAATGCTGGCATACGGTATGCACATAATTAATGTAAATTGAGCGAACGAATGCAGGAATGGGTGCATGCCTCCTGCTTCACCATCAGGATATTCTTGTTGGGATAATGGTAACTCACATTTATATAGCAGTTTAGACTTTACAATGTGGTGCTTTGCACCTTGTAAATTTCTAGTATAATTCCAACATCCTTGGTTACTTCCAGTTTTCCGTCTCACATGTAGTCCTACACGAGGTTTGTTTCCAAAGGAGAATATGTAGTTAATTGGCCAAGAAATTACAAGCTGggggaaaaattataaatactgGGAAATAAAGGATTCTTCGTAGGGAACGAAACAGGGTTTGTTAATGATTTACGGGAATTATGTGAAGGGCCACATTATGCATCAACAATACCCTCCAGCCTATATTTCAAGTACATGCAGTTTCTTGCCTCAGTGCCTCTGCTGCAAAGACCTACCCCACTTCTCTTAGCCTGTCTGTCCCCACTCCATACCCCTGACCTTTCATCCAGCTGGCCCCTCCTTGCTAAAGCTCCCTTAATCCTTTCCCAGCTCCCTTTCCAAGTTGAAGTAGGTTCCCCCCGTCCATGCTCTCATAGCACCCTGCAACCTTATTAGGCTGTAATTATTACATAGTTAGATCGATCTCCAACTAGATTGTGATCTCTTTGATGGAGAGACTACGTTCTTGTATATcttcagtgcctgacacagaagTGTTTCTAAAAGTAACATCTGCACACCCCTCAAACAGAAGCACAAGGGGCGAGGCCAAGAAATCTGCTCTCCAAGTGATAACTTAAACTTTTTAACATGCTCTTCAGGTGACACTTAAACTTGTTTGAAAACCTCTGGGTCATAAAACTAAATATTAGCTGGATGAATgtatttgtttgtatctttttcTGTGTTGGGCTTTGTGAGGAGAAATGCTTTCTATGCACCAAATCAGAGCTGAAAAATTCTagtgttttgttaaaaaaaaaagagagagagagagagagagagctgggtttggtggtgcatgcctgtagtcccagctacttgggaagctaagccaggaggactgcttgagcacacgagttcaagtccagcctgggcaacatggcaagaccccatcgataataaatgaataaagttttCTCTCAAGGTGAGAGATACTAGTactaatactactactaataatgaGATCACTGTATGAAttcctttctgtttctacatTAATCCCTTTCTGTTTTTGGGTGTGCATTTTTGTGTGTAGGCTTATCTGCCTTGGGCCTCTTTTGTCACATATTGTTCATCTGTGAGCTGAGGCCCTGACTCACTGAGTATTTTTGGGGAGCAGAAGAAGGAGACATTTCTCTCTGAAGATGAACTCAACAGGCCACCTTCAGGATGTCCCCAATGCCACCTCGCTCCATGTGCCTCACTCACAGGAAGGAAACAGCACCTCTCTCCAGGAGGGTCTTCAGGATCTCATCCACACAGCCACCTTGGTGACCTGTACTTTTCTACTGGCGGTCATCTTCTGCCTGGGTTCCTACGGCAACTTCATTGTCTTCTTGTCTTTCTTCGATCCAGCCTTCAGGAAATTCAGAACCAACTTTGATTTCATGATCCTGAACCTGTCCTTCTGTGACCTCTTCATTTGTGGAGTGACGGCTCCCATGTTCACCTTTGTGTTATTCTTCAGCTCAGCCAGTAGTATCCCGGATGCTTTCTGCTTCACTTTCCATCTCACCAGTTCAGGCTTCATCATCATGTCCCTGAAGACAGTGGCAGTGATTGCCCTGCACCGGCTCCGGATGGTGCTGGGGAAGCAGCCTAATCGCACGGCCTCCTTTCCCTGCACCGTACtcctcaccctgcttctctgggccACCAGTTTCACCCTTGCCACCTTGGCTACCTTGAAAACCAGCAAGTCCCACCTCTGTCTTCCCATGTCCAGTCTGATTGCTGGAAAAGGGAAAGCCATTTTGTCTCTCTATGTGGTCGACTTCACCTTCTGTGTTGCTGTGGTCTCTGTCTCTTACATCATGATTGCTCAGACCCTGCGGAAGAACGCTCAAGTCCGAAAGTGTCCCCCTGTAATCACAGTCGATGCTTCCAGACCACAGCCTTTCATGGGGGTCCCTGTGCAGGGAGGTGGAGATCCCATCCAGTGTGCCATGCCGGCTCTGTATAGGAACCAGAATTACAACAAACTGCAGCACGTTCAGACCCGTGGATATACCAAGAGTCCCAACCAACTGGCCACCCCTGCAGCAAGCCGACTCCAGCTGGTATCAGCCATCAACCTCTCCACTGCCAAGGATTCCAAAGCCGTGGTCACCTGTGTGATCATTGTGCTGTCAGTCCTGGTGTGCTGTCTTCCACTGGGGATTTCCTTGGTACAGGTGGTTCTCTCCAGCAATGGGAGCTTCATTCTTTACCAGTTTGAATTGTTTGGATTTACTCTTATATTTTTCAAGTCAGGATTAAACCCTTTTATATATTCTCGGAACAGTGCAGGGCTGAGAAGGAAAGTGCTCTGGTGCCTCCAATACATAGGCCTGGGTTTTTTCTGCTGCAAACAAAAGACTCGACTTCGAGCCATGGGAAAAGGGAACCTCGAAGTCAACAGAAACAAATCCTCCCATCATGAAACAAACTCTGCCTACATGTTATCTCCAAAGCCACAGAAGAAATTTGTGGACCAGGCTTGTGGCCCAAGTCATTCAAAAGAAAGTGTGGTGAGTCCCAAGATCTCTGCTGGACATCAACACTGTGGTCAGAGCAGCTCAACCCCCATCAACACTCGGATTGAACCTTACTACAGCATCTATAACAGCAGCCCTTCCCAGGAGGAGAGCAGCCCATGTAACTTACAGCCGGTAAACTCTTTTGGATTTGCCAATTCATATATTGCCATGCATTATCACACCACTAATGACTTAATGCAGGAATATGACAGCACTTCGGCCAAGCAGATTCCAGTCCCCTCCGTTTAAAGTCATGGAGGCTACAGGATCTTATGTGAACAGTTTTTGTTTCTGATACTAATGGACTTTATTCTAACTTTGAGATCAATGGCGGATCAAAACCTAAAAGATTCAACTGAAAAGTTGGCACTTATTGTTTTCTTTCACCTGATGTGTCAGTATCTGTTGATTTGCTTTGTAGTTTGTTGACATCTTAAGATTTGATGTgaaagttttagattttttacCCTGATCTTTGCCCCAGTCTTTTGTACCGAGCCTTTAAATAGATGCCAGGAATGAAGCTACTGTGTTAAAGTAGAAAGTCAACCGATTATCATGATTTGAGTCAGTGTTATGTGTCTTCAAAATAAGATATTGACTGgagttttttaaagaatgtgaagatatgatttttgctgaggtgttatttttattaattgaatagtaaattttgattttttgaagtgttgAAATCGGGAACACTACACCTTGTTGGTAGCAGGTTgatttgaataaataatatattgttagctgggtgcagtggcgtgcacttgtagtcctagctacttgggaggctgaggcaggaggatcacttgagcccaggagtatgagtccagcctgagcaacacagcaagaccctgtctctaaaggaaatgtatatattctttttttttttttttttttttttcagatagagtttcactcttgttgcccaggctggagtgcaatggcatgacctcggctcaccacaatctccacctcccgggttcaagccattcttctgtctcagcctcccgagtagctgggattacaggcgcatgccaccatgcacagctaatttttgtatttttagtagagacggggtttctccgtgttggtcaggctggtcttcaactcctgaccttaggtgatccgcctgcctcggcctcccaaagtgctgggattacaggcgtgagccaccacactcagccagaaatatatatattcttaaggCAGAAAATTCTGTCTTTACCAGAAACACTCACACAGGTATTAGGTACTTTTCTTTCATAGGACAGTCAACTAAGAATATAGTATTATGATTATTGCCATTTCTTATTATAGACATATTTTATGTCAGTTGAGTAGGTTTACAGttcttttgaaaagaaatatatttgggccaggcgcggtggctcacgcctgtaatcccagcactttgggaggctgaggcgggtggatcacctgaggtcaggagttcgagaccacctggccaacatgatgaaaccccgtctctactaaaaacacaaaaattagccaggcatggtcgcaagcgcctgtaatcccagctactcaggaggttgaggcaagagaatcgcttgaacctgggagacaggttgcagtgagctgagattgtgccattgcactccagcctgggtgacaagagtgagatgtcatctcaaaaaaataagaaagaaaagaaatatatttttgcttgttaaaagtgaattctttatttatttatttttttcctgagacggagtcttgctctgtcgcccaggctggagtgcagtggcatgatctctgctcactgcaacctacacctcctgggctcaagtgattctcctgcctcagcctcctgagtagctgggattacaggcatgtgccaccacgcccagctcatttttgtatttttagtagagacagggtttcaccatgttggccgggctggtctcttaactcctgacctcaggtgatccactcgcctcggcctcccaaagtgctgggattacaggcgtgaaccacccccGCTGGCCCAAAAGTGAATTGTTTCTGAATGATCTTACTCAAGAAGCCTAGTGAAGAGGACTGCATCTGTGGTAGAGGTGCACTGTTCCCAGGAGAGAAGGCACTGCTGTAATCATCTCGGTgttctgtggaaaacagtgtggactCCTGTCATGCACTGGGCGATATTTATTATTGCTTAACAAGGTGTAGAGATGAGACTGGGAATGTTTTGATTTATGTTTTCCTTCTGTGTGAGAACAGTTTACTAACCACCTGACAGTATTCAAGTAACTATTTAGAAATGacttcttttttgtctttatttattactATGGTAGAAAAATTCTCAAGATAATCTGTTTTCAAAgtaatcattttatttctctcccATTAATCTTAAAGTGGAAAtgggcagaaagaaaaaatagatttaagtATTTCTATACCTGAAACTAATTTTACTATATGCTCTGCGATTCCTAGCATAACAACTGTGAActcatatttttatgtaaaaatattttcattatacagTTAGTGTTTGAACTCACTAGGTTTTTAAATGTTAGACACACAAGATGAGCAT
The window above is part of the Symphalangus syndactylus isolate Jambi chromosome 14, NHGRI_mSymSyn1-v2.1_pri, whole genome shotgun sequence genome. Proteins encoded here:
- the GPR75 gene encoding probable G-protein coupled receptor 75; this encodes MNSTGHLQDVPNATSLHVPHSQEGNSTSLQEGLQDLIHTATLVTCTFLLAVIFCLGSYGNFIVFLSFFDPAFRKFRTNFDFMILNLSFCDLFICGVTAPMFTFVLFFSSASSIPDAFCFTFHLTSSGFIIMSLKTVAVIALHRLRMVLGKQPNRTASFPCTVLLTLLLWATSFTLATLATLKTSKSHLCLPMSSLIAGKGKAILSLYVVDFTFCVAVVSVSYIMIAQTLRKNAQVRKCPPVITVDASRPQPFMGVPVQGGGDPIQCAMPALYRNQNYNKLQHVQTRGYTKSPNQLATPAASRLQLVSAINLSTAKDSKAVVTCVIIVLSVLVCCLPLGISLVQVVLSSNGSFILYQFELFGFTLIFFKSGLNPFIYSRNSAGLRRKVLWCLQYIGLGFFCCKQKTRLRAMGKGNLEVNRNKSSHHETNSAYMLSPKPQKKFVDQACGPSHSKESVVSPKISAGHQHCGQSSSTPINTRIEPYYSIYNSSPSQEESSPCNLQPVNSFGFANSYIAMHYHTTNDLMQEYDSTSAKQIPVPSV